TAACGAAGGGTGTAATAGAAGGCTATAATGCCAAATAAAAAAGTAAATAAGGCGACTGAAAGAAAATTAAGACTGGTTTTAGTCGATAGTTTCATCTATTACTGTTTTGGTAGAATAATTTCTTCAAATATCCTTATTTAATCTTAGTTAAACTTATAGTCAAGTTGATACCTCAAATTTATAACCAACACCATAAACTGTTTTAATGTAATCTACGCTACCTATTTTCATCATTTTGTGGCGTAAATTTTTTATATGTGTATAAATAAAATCAAAGGAATCGGCGGTATCCATATAATCTCCCCAAAGATGTTCGGCAATACCTGCTTTGGTAATTACTCTGTTTTTATTTGCCATGAAAAAAAGTAAAAGTTCAAATTCTTTTCGTGTTAATGTGAGTTCTTTGTTGTTTATAAAAGCACGATGTTCTTCAGGTAAAATATGTATTTCGTTAAAATTAATCTGATTACTTCCGCTAAAATGGATTCTACGGTTTATTGATTTTAAATGTGCATTTAATTCGGCTAGATGAAAAGGTTTTGTAAGATAATGATCGGCTCCAATATCTAATCCTTCTATTCTGTTTTCAAGAGAAATACGTGCGGAAATTATAATAATACCAGATTCTAAATTGCGTTTTTTTGCTAAACGAATTAAATCTAATCCGTTTCCGTCGGGGAGGTTAATGTCAACTATAAGACAATCATATTTATAAAGCTCAATTTTTTCAACAGCGTCTTCGAAAAAATTAGTTGTTTCACAAATATGACCTTCTTCTGTCAAATATGCTTCTATTGAGCTAGCCAGACTTATTTCATCTTCAATCAATAAAATTTTCATTCAATTGTATTTGTTGTTAGCAAAAATACACAAAAAGCTGTTTAGTGGGTATTACTCTTTTTTTTAATCGGAATTTTATAGTGTTAATAAGCTAATCTCGATATAAATAATATTCACAGCTTTAGTCGAAGCTTTTATAGATATTCTAATTTTTGAAGAGCTAATAAGTTAATGATGTTAATTTAACGATAAGGGATAAGGGATAAGAAAGACAAAGCAAAAGATTGGATTTGAATAGAAAGAACGTAATTATAGGAATACCTACATTTAGTTAGTATGAACAATTTCAAATTATATACTTTTGTCAAATAAATGAGAACAACGGATAGAGTCTTAATAAACAAGATTATCATCTATTTTATGATAGTGATAATGGGTATGCTTATTGAGAATACAGCAGTCTTTTTGCATGTTCATAAACTAGATGACGGAACAATTATACAACATGCTCATCCTTATAATAAGACGAATGATTCAGGTCCGTATAAGTCTCATCACCACACAAATACGGCGTTCCTGTTTTTTCAAAATTTAGGACTTCTTTTTCTTGTTGCTTTTTTAACTTATGCTTTGATTGTATTTGTCAAACCGGTTAAATACTTATATCGTATAATTCCAAAGAACATATCGGCCTATATAATTACTTATAAAGGTAGAGCCCCTCCTGTTTTATAATATCAATTTTGCATCATATTTTTAAAGGCAGAATTTCTGAATTCTGTCATTTGGCATAGTCTGTAATTAGGAATGTCTGTGCCAAAAAAAGAAATTTTTATTAAAGCAAAACATAATATTATGAATAGAATACATATTGTTTTAACAATATTCTTATTGTCATTTACACAAATAAATTATGCTCAAAAAACTAAATCTGACGCAAATATTATTGGACATGTGGTTAGCCATGGAAAACATATACCTTTTGCAACGGTGAGTGTAAAAGGGACAACAATTGGTATTACAACCGATGAATCAGGACATTATCAGTTAATTAATTTACCGGAAGGAAAGTTAACAATTATAGCACAATCATTAGGGTATAAGCCTCAAGAAAGGGAAATTACAATTCATTCAGATGAAACAAAAGAATTGAAATTTGATTTGGAACAAGATGTTTTAGGCCTTGATGAAGTTGTGATTACCGGAGATAGAAATGAAACAAATAGGATAGAATCTTCAACAATTGTAAATACAATTACACCTAAACTATTTACAATAATTCAATCGGTTACACTTAGTGAGGGATTGAATTTTTGTCCAGGCTTACGCATGGAGAATAATTGTCAGAATTGTGGATTTTCTCAGGTTAGAATGAATGGTATGGAGGGCCCTTATTCTCAAATTTTAATAAATAGTCGTCCAATTTTTAGTGGATTGGCAGGGGTTTATGGCTTAGAATTAATTCCGTCGAGTATGATAGACCGTGTTGAAGTTATTCGTGGTGGAGGCTCTGCATTATATGGAAGTAATGCCATTGCGGGTACAATAAACCTTATCCTTAAAGACCCGATAAATAGCACCTATGAATTTGGTGTAAATACTGGGCTTATCGGTGTTGGAATAGATAATTCGGGAAGTCCTGCACTGGATTATTCTGCCAATTTTAATACTTCTTTAGTTTCTGCTGATAATAAAACGGGCATGTCTCTTTATGCATTTTATAGAGATAGATCCCCTTTTGATGTTAATAATGATGATTTCTCGGAAATAGCTTCTTTAAAAAATACGACAATTGGAACTCGAACATTTCATCGTTTTGGAATACGAAATAAATTGATTGTAGATTTTTTTAATATTAAAGAAGACAGACGTGGAGGAGATAAATTTGATTATCCTGTTCATGAAGCTAATATTGCCGAAGCTGTAAATCATAATATAACTACTGTTGCTTTAACATATGAGCAGTTCTTTAGAGAGACAGATTTATTTTCAATTTTCGCTTCTGGACAAAGAGTGAATAGAGATTCATATTACGGAGCAGAAAAATCATTGCGTGATTATGGAAATACCAAAGATTTTTCATACTCTATGGGTATTCAGTATAATGCAAAGTTTGATAATTCAAGTTTAGTTGTGGGTATAGAAAATAATGGAGCTTGGTTAAAAGATACAAAACTTGGTTATCCTGATTTTAATAATTCGCTCATTATTAATGATATACTTATTAATATTCCGCATACTGATAATGTTACTATTGCAAATCAAACTACGAATACTAATGGAGTTTTTGTACAATATGAGATCAATTGGGATAAATTTAAAGTTTCTGCCGGAGTACGATTTGATAAATATGAAATAGTTGATAAAGAAAATAGTGATGCTGATAACTCGGGAAATGTGTTGAGTCCAAGGCTTAGCTTAAAATATGATTTAAAAAAGTATCTTCAGGCTCGACTTAGTTATTCTCAAGGCTATCGTGCTCCACAAATATTTGATGAGGATTTACATATTGAAACTTCTGGTTCAAGAAAAGTAATTCATGAGAATAGCCCTGACTTAACACAGGAAACCAGTTATAGTTACATGGCATCACTCGATTTCAATAAACGATTGGGCAAGGTATATGTTGGTGTACTGCTTGAAGGTTTTTATACACAATTGAATAACTCTTTTGCTAATGAATATAGTGAGCCTGATGAAAATGGGACTGTTATTTATACACGTGTTAATGCAGATGGGGGAGCTGTTGTCCAAGGCGTAAATATAGAGCTGAATATATTACCTACTGAGAAAGTCACAATTAAAACCGGTTTTACAAAACAAAACAGTAAATATGATAAGGCACAGCAGTTTAATGAAAAAAGATTTTTTCGTACCCCTGAAGATTATGGATACTTTACTTTGGATTGGCAGCCATTGAAAAAACTAGAAATATCTTCTACGGCTAATTATACTGGTAAAATGCTTATTCCTTATTTTGGATTACAAATATCTAACCCTACTGAAGGTGAGTTAAGAAAAACAGAAAGTTTCTTTGACTTAGGATTGAAAGTAAGTTATGATATTAAATTGAATGGAGCTACTCTACAATTATATACAGGAGTGAAAAATTTATTTAATTCTATGCAGAGCGATTATGATAGTGGGGTTAACCGTGATCCGGGATATATTTACGGACCGATGAATCCAAGAACTGTTTATTTTGGCTTAAAAATGGGAAATTTCCTTAAATAGTTAGAATCGCCCTGTTGACTGAGAGTTTGCAGGGTGATTTTTATTCTATTTTAAAATAAAAATTTCTTTACTTTACTTACGGCTTTGCCTGAATAGATAAATTTATTTACTTTGTATTACAAATTTTTAATTGTATTTATATGAAATCGATAGATGCTTATCAAATTGCTTTATGGATGCACTATTTTATTAGTGTTAGTTTTTTAGTTATAGCAATATGGTTAAGTATTCGTTCTGTTCGTGGTATAATAAGTAAATTACCTTATTTGCGGTTAGATAAAGTGCTAGCTTATCTTTTTATTATCGGACTGTATTTACAGCTTTTGTTTGGTGTTATTCTTTTTTCCAATTTAAGCTTATCTATGGGTTACGATTATCAAAGTGCTGATGGTTCTATGGTTGTGGTTTCTAAGCGTTTGTGGCCCGTAGAGCATATTGTATTAATGCTTTTTGCTTTGTTTATAGCAAATTTGGGACTTATTTTTTCCAACAAAAGTAATATCGATACTATTAAGCATAAAAAAATATTGCTTTACTATTTTGCTTCTATTGTTTTGATAGCTATTTCTTTAGCTTCAATATATTGGTTTTGATTTCCCCTCTAAATCTGATTGTTTTACAAAAGTTTAGGTTTGAAAATTAATCTTACCCAAACCCATTGTGCAAAAGCAGCATCGGTGCTAGGACTTAGAGATGCAGTAACAAGATCATCGTGCGGAAGCATAAAAGAATAACCCACATCTAATGTGTGATTGGCTGCAAACTTATGGGTAAGTACAAAATCAAATTCATCACCTATTTTTTTGCTTAAATCAGCTCCTGGCTCTTGAGCATATGCTAAGGCATGGTAATAGGCCGTTATTGTTGTTTTTTTTCCATATTTTATATGAAAGTTTAAATCAGAAATACCGTATTGTTTTTGAAATTGAGATCCTTTAGTAAAATCCATAAAGCCAAAATATGTATGGGGAGAGGTTTCAACGGCTTGTAAATAATGGCGATCTGTTGTAGAAGTATCGTCATATTTTTTTCCTGAGTAATGATCGTAACCTGCTTTAGCACTTAAAAATTGATAAGTATAACTTAGGTTGGCTGTATAAATATGTGCAAAATGATTGTTTCCCGTTCCATTTTTCCCAAACTGAAAATAAGCGGCACTATTTAGCGTAAAGCCATATGATTTTAAAATAGGATTAAGACCGATAGTATTTAATCCATAAGTGGTTAAAGTTCCTGTTTTCTGATATCCAGCCAAAAGATTTATGAAGTTAATTTTAACTTTCGGACTAAATGCTTTACTAATCCAAAGCCAACTCATTGCTTTGTATTGTTTTATAATATATGGACTTGCAGATAATATTTTAGAATTATTATTATTGACGGCTAAACCGAAATCGATAAATAAACCTTTTTTTGCAAAATTTAAAATGGCAGCATCGTGAGCGGCTCCAACGATACTCCAGTCTCTATCTGCAATAATTCTATTATCACCGTATTTAATTGATTTACGCCCAATAGTAAGGTTTAAGTTATGATTGAAGTGGTATTTTATCCAAGCTTCGTGAAGTAAGATGGGTTTGGTGGTATTAATAATAAACGATTCACCCCAAGCTCTAACATCTTGTGCGGAAAAGCGCAGATCGAATTTATCGCTTTTGTAGTTTAATATTAGTCGACTTCGTTGTGATACAACAAAAGCCGGATCAGATGATTCTGCTATTAGTGTTTTATAACCCTGTCGGTATTCCGTTACAGTTCTGAAATCGCCTGATAGAGTTAATTTTGACTTATTTTGTTGAGCAAAAATATTGTTTGTTAAAAGAAATAACAAACTCAGTAAAATTATTTTTTTTAAAATCATTTCAGTGTCAGTCATCTTAACAAATGTAATAATTACCATCTAATATAAATCTAAATTTTAATCTAAATTGTATTCTTTAGCTTAATATATTTTTTGTCTAAATAAACTTACACTGAATTAAAAATATATCTTAGAGTGATTAATACTAATCACTCTAAGATATATTAAAATTATTTTTGACTTTTATAAGCTGCCCAAGCTAAAAGAAACCATCCTAAGACAAATAAAGTACCACCTAAAGGAGTAACATAACCCATTGGAATTTTTGCAAATACAATTATATATAGGCTGCCAGAAAAGGCAATAATTCCGCCAAGGAGACTGTATCCAGCCCATTTAAGTACGTTTTTTTGATCTGGCCATTGAGTATAGGCAAAGGCAACAGAAAGTAGTACTATTGCGTGATACATTTGATAGCGAACCGCCTTGCCAAAAGTAATTGCAGAGTCTGCATCCATAAATTTTGCGCCACCGTGAGCTCCATAAGCTCCAATTGCTACGGCTAATCCTCCAAGGATTGCGCCACTAATAAAAAATGTTTTTTGCATTGTCATGTTGTATGTATTGATAAATAAAATTAGTCAAGTATAATTGTTAATGCCAATCCAAATCCGGTTGTTTGGTATTCGTTTTTGCCTAAAAGGTCAAAAGGGGTATTAATTACTAAGATAAAGTTTTCGGCTTTTTCGATAGCGACACCTGTGTTTAGTGTTAGTAAATGGG
Above is a genomic segment from Bacteroidales bacterium containing:
- a CDS encoding response regulator transcription factor, with translation MKILLIEDEISLASSIEAYLTEEGHICETTNFFEDAVEKIELYKYDCLIVDINLPDGNGLDLIRLAKKRNLESGIIIISARISLENRIEGLDIGADHYLTKPFHLAELNAHLKSINRRIHFSGSNQINFNEIHILPEEHRAFINNKELTLTRKEFELLLFFMANKNRVITKAGIAEHLWGDYMDTADSFDFIYTHIKNLRHKMMKIGSVDYIKTVYGVGYKFEVST
- a CDS encoding TonB-dependent receptor → MSVPKKEIFIKAKHNIMNRIHIVLTIFLLSFTQINYAQKTKSDANIIGHVVSHGKHIPFATVSVKGTTIGITTDESGHYQLINLPEGKLTIIAQSLGYKPQEREITIHSDETKELKFDLEQDVLGLDEVVITGDRNETNRIESSTIVNTITPKLFTIIQSVTLSEGLNFCPGLRMENNCQNCGFSQVRMNGMEGPYSQILINSRPIFSGLAGVYGLELIPSSMIDRVEVIRGGGSALYGSNAIAGTINLILKDPINSTYEFGVNTGLIGVGIDNSGSPALDYSANFNTSLVSADNKTGMSLYAFYRDRSPFDVNNDDFSEIASLKNTTIGTRTFHRFGIRNKLIVDFFNIKEDRRGGDKFDYPVHEANIAEAVNHNITTVALTYEQFFRETDLFSIFASGQRVNRDSYYGAEKSLRDYGNTKDFSYSMGIQYNAKFDNSSLVVGIENNGAWLKDTKLGYPDFNNSLIINDILINIPHTDNVTIANQTTNTNGVFVQYEINWDKFKVSAGVRFDKYEIVDKENSDADNSGNVLSPRLSLKYDLKKYLQARLSYSQGYRAPQIFDEDLHIETSGSRKVIHENSPDLTQETSYSYMASLDFNKRLGKVYVGVLLEGFYTQLNNSFANEYSEPDENGTVIYTRVNADGGAVVQGVNIELNILPTEKVTIKTGFTKQNSKYDKAQQFNEKRFFRTPEDYGYFTLDWQPLKKLEISSTANYTGKMLIPYFGLQISNPTEGELRKTESFFDLGLKVSYDIKLNGATLQLYTGVKNLFNSMQSDYDSGVNRDPGYIYGPMNPRTVYFGLKMGNFLK
- a CDS encoding DUF423 domain-containing protein; translation: MQKTFFISGAILGGLAVAIGAYGAHGGAKFMDADSAITFGKAVRYQMYHAIVLLSVAFAYTQWPDQKNVLKWAGYSLLGGIIAFSGSLYIIVFAKIPMGYVTPLGGTLFVLGWFLLAWAAYKSQK